Proteins encoded in a region of the Candidatus Moanabacter tarae genome:
- a CDS encoding N-succinyl-L-Arg/Lys racemase: MKITDIEVISFRLTSKSHPSRWGYGVVGKEYDMVQRIMKIVTDEGFEGYTTGPHGYSYCASTAEVERTVKPLLLGENPMDRERIWQWMMKHKGISEGLQGCVDSALWDLLGRMTGLPVSKLLGGAREKVKAYASTAPNLGSPELYANYALECQQRGYQAYKIHSYIYWNPHTKQPAPGLPAFPKEDVAVCKAVREAVGDDMTLMLDPWGIYTYEESLYVGRELEKLDFYWLEHPMDERRLEPYRRLCRELDINICGPEHATGSYYSRAEWALQEATDIGRIDVNYGGITGCKKAVAMYEGFGIPCEIHVGGFANSQILGTTTNELCEFFERGLLTPGEDYDETPSYLLNPCDPMDAEGYVHLPQTPGLGMEFNWDYINDNLVDE, from the coding sequence ATGAAGATAACAGACATTGAAGTCATATCATTCCGCTTAACCTCAAAAAGCCATCCATCGAGGTGGGGTTACGGTGTTGTGGGCAAGGAATACGACATGGTGCAACGTATCATGAAGATTGTTACGGATGAGGGCTTTGAGGGATACACTACAGGCCCCCATGGCTATTCCTATTGCGCATCAACGGCTGAAGTCGAACGAACAGTAAAGCCCCTTCTCCTCGGAGAAAACCCTATGGACCGGGAGCGGATTTGGCAATGGATGATGAAACACAAGGGCATTTCCGAGGGGCTTCAGGGATGCGTCGACAGTGCTCTTTGGGACCTGCTTGGGCGCATGACAGGCCTACCTGTTTCCAAGTTGCTAGGGGGTGCTAGGGAAAAGGTCAAAGCCTATGCCAGCACCGCTCCCAATCTGGGATCGCCGGAACTCTACGCTAATTACGCTTTGGAATGCCAGCAACGAGGTTACCAAGCCTACAAGATTCATTCCTATATCTACTGGAATCCACATACTAAGCAACCCGCACCTGGGTTGCCTGCCTTTCCAAAAGAAGATGTGGCCGTATGCAAGGCGGTTCGAGAGGCCGTGGGTGATGATATGACGCTTATGCTAGATCCTTGGGGCATCTACACCTATGAGGAATCGCTCTACGTTGGGCGTGAGCTGGAAAAGCTTGATTTTTACTGGCTCGAGCATCCAATGGATGAACGCAGATTAGAGCCTTATAGAAGGTTGTGTCGGGAGCTAGACATTAATATATGTGGGCCCGAACATGCGACCGGTAGTTACTACAGTCGCGCCGAGTGGGCCCTGCAAGAGGCAACTGATATTGGCCGCATTGATGTCAACTACGGTGGTATCACCGGCTGTAAGAAGGCGGTTGCGATGTATGAAGGGTTTGGCATCCCTTGTGAAATTCATGTCGGCGGCTTTGCGAACTCCCAGATCCTGGGAACAACCACAAATGAACTGTGTGAATTCTTTGAGCGAGGGCTGCTTACCCCCGGAGAGGATTACGATGAAACGCCTTCCTACCTTCTTAATCCCTGCGACCCAATGGATGCCGAAGGCTATGTCCACCTACCGCAAACTCCGGGTCTAGGAATGGAATTTAATTGGGACTATATCAACGATAACTTGGTGGATGAGTGA